In Rouxiella sp. WC2420, the following proteins share a genomic window:
- a CDS encoding LysR family transcriptional regulator, whose translation MSSRILQDTAIRYFLEVVRCGSISEAAIKLNVAGSAISRQISGLEASLNTQLFERRKRGMIPSAAGELLAAYAFKNQLETERVSNEIIELQGMRRGEVRMASTTGFSIDFLPQAISEFRERYTGIHFHLDVVNAKEVTRRLLEGETDIGLTFSQTPEPNINVQCRRSAPIYAVMNQAHPLAGKQSLRLSQLAGYSLGMPTREIMMRSVIDACCSRQGLLIEPTFTTTSMISLLSFASLNGGIIFSTELLVRHYLETYKLVAIPISDRDMNSLNMELHTLAGRTLPKAVSSFVDLLQQRLQQ comes from the coding sequence ATGAGCTCACGTATTCTTCAGGACACGGCCATCCGCTATTTTCTGGAAGTTGTGCGCTGCGGGTCGATTAGTGAGGCAGCCATTAAACTAAACGTTGCCGGTTCTGCCATCAGCCGCCAAATCAGCGGACTCGAAGCCAGCCTGAATACTCAGCTGTTTGAACGACGCAAGCGCGGCATGATCCCCAGCGCCGCAGGCGAGCTGTTGGCCGCCTATGCATTCAAAAATCAGCTCGAAACCGAGCGCGTCAGCAATGAAATCATAGAATTACAGGGTATGAGGCGCGGCGAGGTGCGAATGGCCAGCACCACCGGATTTTCGATCGATTTTCTGCCGCAGGCGATTAGCGAATTCCGTGAGCGTTACACCGGCATTCATTTTCATCTTGATGTGGTCAATGCTAAAGAAGTTACCCGGCGGCTTCTCGAAGGGGAAACCGATATCGGCCTGACTTTTAGTCAAACGCCCGAGCCAAATATCAACGTGCAGTGTCGCCGAAGCGCGCCGATTTATGCAGTCATGAATCAGGCACATCCGTTGGCTGGAAAGCAGAGTTTGCGCCTCTCACAGCTTGCAGGTTACTCACTGGGCATGCCGACGCGTGAAATCATGATGCGCAGCGTGATTGATGCCTGCTGCAGTCGCCAGGGTTTACTCATTGAGCCAACTTTCACCACAACGTCGATGATCTCGCTGCTATCTTTTGCCAGTTTGAATGGCGGGATCATTTTTTCCACTGAATTATTGGTTCGACACTATCTTGAAACCTACAAACTGGTGGCAATCCCCATTTCTGATCGTGATATGAATTCTTTAAACATGGAACTGCACACCCTTGCAGGCCGAACCCTGCCTAAGGCAGTCTCCAGTTTTGTCGATCTATTGCAACAACGGCTGCAGCAATAA